One stretch of Streptomyces sp. R21 DNA includes these proteins:
- a CDS encoding bifunctional UDP-sugar hydrolase/5'-nucleotidase has translation MTSTPRPRRTYRILAAAAGLATVGALAAAMPASAGQSQSKGPGHHPGSGRYQDVQLLSFNDLHGNLEPPTGSSGRVTELQADGTTKTVDAGGVEYLATHLRTARKGNPYSITAAAGDMVGASPLISGLFHDEPTIEALNDLHLDVTSVGNHEFDEGAKELARLQNGGCHPTDGCYNDSEEFEGANFPYLAANVTNEKTGKPILKPYWVWKKNGVKVGFIGVTLEGTPNIVSADGVKGLKFGDEVETINKYAKVLQKQGVKSIVALIHEGGAPASSAYNYDCDSPGAGDGISGPIVDIAKNVTPAVDALVTGHTHQAYACTIPDPAGHPRMVTSAASFGRLYTDTTLTYDRLTGDIARTAVKSANHVVTRDVAKAADMTSLITKWKTLSAPVASRPIGYIGGEIGNTGTESPLGDMIADAQLAYAKSLDPEADLALMNPGGIRAGLTYTSSGGEGDGVVTYGEAYTVQPFANTVNLVDLTGAQVITALQQQVSGSNEAAPKILQISGGLTYTLDLTKTGAARVVADSVKLNGAAIDPAATYRVAMNSFLAGGGDGFAELGKGGHVVVGGDDLAAFEAYLKANSSATTPYPVPAADRITVVK, from the coding sequence ATGACGTCCACGCCACGGCCCAGACGCACGTACCGCATACTCGCCGCAGCCGCAGGCCTCGCCACCGTGGGCGCGCTGGCCGCCGCGATGCCGGCGAGCGCGGGCCAGAGTCAGAGCAAGGGCCCGGGCCACCACCCCGGCAGCGGCCGCTACCAGGACGTACAGCTGCTGTCCTTCAACGACCTGCACGGCAACCTGGAGCCGCCGACCGGCTCTTCGGGCCGCGTGACGGAGTTGCAGGCGGACGGCACCACCAAGACCGTCGACGCGGGCGGCGTGGAGTACCTCGCCACCCACCTGCGCACCGCCCGCAAGGGCAACCCGTACTCGATCACCGCCGCCGCCGGCGACATGGTCGGCGCCTCGCCGCTGATCTCCGGGCTCTTCCACGACGAGCCCACCATCGAGGCGCTCAACGACCTCCACCTCGACGTGACGTCGGTCGGCAACCACGAGTTCGACGAGGGCGCCAAGGAACTGGCCCGCCTGCAGAACGGCGGCTGCCACCCCACGGACGGCTGTTACAACGACAGCGAGGAGTTCGAGGGCGCCAACTTCCCCTACCTCGCCGCGAACGTCACCAACGAGAAGACCGGCAAGCCGATCCTCAAGCCCTACTGGGTGTGGAAGAAGAACGGCGTCAAGGTCGGCTTCATCGGCGTCACGCTGGAGGGCACGCCGAACATCGTCTCCGCCGACGGCGTCAAGGGCCTGAAGTTCGGCGACGAGGTCGAGACGATCAACAAGTACGCCAAGGTGCTCCAGAAGCAGGGCGTGAAGTCGATCGTCGCGCTGATCCACGAGGGCGGCGCGCCCGCGTCGAGCGCCTACAACTACGACTGCGACAGTCCGGGCGCCGGTGACGGCATCTCCGGGCCGATCGTCGACATCGCGAAGAACGTGACGCCCGCCGTGGACGCGCTGGTCACCGGCCACACCCACCAGGCGTACGCCTGCACCATCCCCGACCCGGCGGGCCACCCCCGCATGGTCACCTCTGCCGCCTCCTTCGGCCGCCTCTACACTGACACGACGCTGACGTACGACCGACTGACGGGTGACATCGCCCGTACGGCGGTGAAGTCCGCGAACCACGTCGTCACCCGTGACGTGGCCAAGGCCGCCGACATGACGAGCCTGATCACCAAGTGGAAGACGCTCTCCGCGCCGGTCGCCTCGCGCCCCATCGGCTACATCGGGGGCGAGATCGGCAACACGGGCACCGAGTCCCCGCTCGGCGACATGATCGCCGACGCACAGCTCGCCTACGCCAAGTCCCTTGATCCGGAAGCCGACTTGGCGCTGATGAACCCGGGCGGCATCCGCGCCGGACTCACCTACACGTCCAGCGGCGGCGAGGGCGACGGCGTGGTGACGTACGGCGAGGCGTACACGGTCCAGCCGTTCGCCAACACCGTGAACCTGGTGGACCTCACCGGCGCTCAGGTGATCACCGCGCTCCAGCAGCAGGTCAGCGGCAGCAATGAGGCCGCGCCGAAGATCCTCCAGATCTCCGGCGGACTGACGTACACACTTGACCTGACCAAGACGGGTGCCGCGCGCGTCGTCGCCGACTCGGTCAAGCTGAACGGTGCGGCCATCGACCCGGCCGCCACCTACCGCGTCGCGATGAACTCCTTCCTCGCCGGTGGCGGCGACGGCTTCGCCGAACTCGGCAAGGGCGGCCACGTCGTCGTCGGCGGCGACGACCTGGCGGCGTTCGAGGCCTACCTCAAGGCCAACTCCTCGGCCACGACGCCGTATCCGGTGCCGGCGGCGGACCGGATCACCGTCGTGAAGTAG
- a CDS encoding DUF2993 domain-containing protein has translation MRTPHRITAQTSPDLNYSGQGNPDLNYLDPYEELGALDRGPLEEFLHEDVDTEPEDEWAPPNHRRGSRRRRKRFAGLPFAMKAVVGILTLAAFLGLADRWALLYAEHKAADRLKDQLHLTAAPEVEIEGFPFLTQLADDRLDSVKVTVPDVAADRVTLAKVSATATDVRLDSDGPTSVRGARIPELHGEVLLSFADLNRELGASQVTFTGDGRDRVRARGTFPVAGHDLRLRADARISRDGERGISTHIGGMRLDIGDLATYRPGVRASEGLHLTPRSAARLAKETDKARALLSVPAIVHRLGVPDAAVRAALRDDTRLAKLTGSARFARQAMRLNLIDVAVGHPWLLKRLGLDPALLDGLSQLTRPVLTDQLSLGFRLPHPADGDVRLRDVRVEKDGIRVRVTGSSLKIGK, from the coding sequence ATGCGTACCCCCCACCGCATAACAGCGCAGACCAGTCCAGACCTGAACTATTCAGGTCAAGGAAATCCAGACTTGAATTATCTGGATCCGTACGAAGAACTCGGCGCCCTCGATCGAGGCCCGCTGGAGGAGTTTCTCCACGAGGACGTGGATACGGAGCCCGAGGACGAATGGGCTCCGCCCAATCATCGGCGCGGGTCCCGGCGGCGGCGAAAACGCTTTGCCGGACTGCCGTTCGCGATGAAGGCCGTCGTCGGGATTCTCACCCTGGCCGCCTTCCTCGGTCTCGCGGACCGCTGGGCCCTGCTGTACGCCGAGCACAAGGCGGCCGACCGGCTGAAGGACCAGCTGCACCTGACCGCCGCTCCCGAGGTCGAGATCGAGGGCTTTCCGTTCCTCACCCAACTCGCCGACGACCGGCTCGACTCGGTGAAGGTGACCGTGCCGGACGTGGCGGCGGACCGGGTCACGCTGGCGAAGGTGTCGGCGACCGCGACGGACGTACGCCTCGACAGCGACGGCCCGACCTCCGTGCGCGGCGCCCGTATCCCCGAACTGCACGGCGAGGTGCTGCTCTCCTTCGCCGACCTCAACCGCGAACTCGGCGCCTCCCAGGTGACGTTCACCGGAGACGGCCGCGACCGCGTCCGGGCGCGCGGCACGTTTCCGGTGGCCGGACACGACCTGCGGCTGCGCGCGGACGCCCGCATCAGCCGCGACGGCGAGCGCGGGATCTCGACGCATATCGGCGGAATGCGCCTGGACATCGGGGACTTGGCGACGTACCGCCCCGGTGTCCGCGCCTCCGAGGGCCTGCACCTCACCCCCCGCTCCGCCGCACGCCTCGCCAAGGAGACCGACAAGGCGAGGGCCCTGCTGTCCGTCCCGGCGATCGTGCACCGGCTCGGCGTCCCGGACGCGGCGGTGCGTGCGGCGCTGCGCGACGACACCCGGTTGGCGAAGCTGACGGGCTCGGCGCGGTTCGCGCGCCAGGCGATGCGCCTCAACCTCATCGACGTGGCCGTGGGCCACCCCTGGCTGCTCAAGCGCCTCGGCCTCGACCCGGCCCTCCTCGACGGACTGTCCCAGCTCACCCGTCCCGTCCTCACCGACCAGCTCTCCCTCGGCTTCCGGCTGCCGCACCCGGCGGACGGCGATGTGCGTCTGCGGGACGTGCGGGTGGAGAAGGACGGGATCCGGGTGCGGGTGACGGGGTCTTCCCTGAAGATCGGGAAGTGA
- a CDS encoding ABC transporter ATP-binding protein: protein MREVREAFARFWPLTRGDRKWLVLIIGCVIAAALAETASILLFAELTDHALKAGSVSAFWGPAGAWLGVAALGALVGYFGNSLAVWTAERFVLRLRASVFRHVQDLPPDFFQRHRQGDLVERLTGDVEAIEQMVVSGVVGTVSALFSAVFYSAAALWLRWDLALVTFLLAPLFLLAARRFAGRIKKASQDERAADGAITSVVEESLGNVVLTQAYNRRAAEEKRLDREARAWLRASVRGARASEMYEQFVEVVETLCVLAVIGLGAWEISQGRMSLGQLLAFAAFLGYLYPPIRNLGQLGLTLTAATAGAERLQEILDAEPAVRDPAEPVRPRPVRGWVSFHGTSFRYPGAHRDSLHDVTFSAGPGELVLVTGPSGAGKSTLSKLLTRFYDPSTGVICLDGVPLTDVPLEFLRENVALLPQETLILHGTIRENIACGRPGATDEEIVGAAGEAAAHDFISALPHGYDTEIAPGTAALSGGQLQRIAIARAMLRRAPVLVLDEPTAGLDAIAARQVVQPLRRLMSGRTTLMITHDLSLAPDAHRILVVDGGRLVEAGTHEELMARAGVYARLASPPELDVLAFGGIPFE from the coding sequence ATGCGGGAAGTCCGGGAGGCGTTCGCGCGCTTCTGGCCGTTGACGCGCGGCGACCGCAAATGGCTGGTGCTGATCATCGGCTGCGTGATCGCGGCAGCGCTCGCCGAGACCGCGTCGATCCTGCTTTTCGCGGAGCTGACCGACCACGCCCTGAAGGCCGGTTCGGTCTCCGCGTTCTGGGGGCCGGCCGGAGCCTGGCTGGGAGTCGCCGCGCTCGGCGCGCTCGTCGGCTATTTCGGCAACTCGCTCGCCGTGTGGACCGCGGAGAGATTCGTGCTGCGCCTGCGCGCGAGCGTGTTCCGGCACGTCCAGGACCTGCCGCCGGACTTCTTCCAGCGGCACCGCCAGGGCGACCTGGTGGAACGTCTGACCGGTGACGTCGAGGCCATCGAGCAGATGGTCGTCTCGGGAGTGGTGGGGACGGTCTCGGCCCTCTTCTCGGCGGTCTTCTACTCCGCCGCCGCCCTCTGGCTGCGCTGGGACCTCGCCCTCGTCACCTTCCTCCTCGCCCCCCTCTTCCTGCTCGCCGCCCGCCGCTTCGCCGGCCGGATCAAGAAGGCGTCCCAGGACGAGCGGGCCGCCGACGGCGCGATCACCTCGGTCGTCGAGGAGTCCCTCGGCAACGTCGTCCTCACTCAGGCGTACAACCGCCGCGCCGCCGAGGAGAAGCGCCTCGACCGAGAGGCGCGCGCCTGGCTGCGGGCCTCCGTGCGCGGGGCGCGGGCGAGCGAGATGTACGAGCAGTTCGTGGAGGTCGTCGAGACGCTCTGCGTCCTCGCCGTCATCGGACTCGGTGCCTGGGAGATCTCCCAAGGGCGCATGTCACTCGGCCAGTTGCTCGCGTTCGCCGCCTTCCTCGGCTATCTCTACCCGCCGATCCGCAACCTCGGCCAGCTCGGCCTGACGCTCACCGCCGCCACCGCCGGAGCGGAACGGCTCCAGGAGATCCTGGACGCCGAGCCCGCCGTACGCGACCCCGCCGAACCGGTCCGCCCCAGGCCCGTCCGCGGCTGGGTCAGCTTCCACGGCACCTCGTTCCGCTACCCGGGCGCGCACCGCGACTCCCTCCACGACGTGACGTTCAGCGCGGGCCCCGGCGAACTCGTCCTCGTCACCGGCCCGAGCGGCGCCGGGAAATCGACCCTCTCCAAGCTCCTCACCCGCTTCTACGACCCGTCCACCGGCGTGATCTGCCTCGACGGCGTCCCGCTGACCGACGTACCCCTGGAGTTCCTGCGCGAGAACGTGGCCCTGCTGCCCCAGGAGACGCTGATCCTGCACGGCACCATCCGCGAGAACATCGCGTGCGGACGGCCGGGCGCGACGGACGAGGAGATCGTCGGTGCGGCGGGGGAGGCGGCGGCACACGACTTCATCAGCGCACTTCCGCACGGGTACGACACCGAGATCGCCCCCGGCACGGCCGCCCTCTCCGGCGGCCAGCTCCAGCGCATCGCCATCGCCCGCGCCATGCTCCGCCGCGCCCCCGTCCTGGTCCTCGACGAACCGACCGCCGGCCTCGACGCGATCGCCGCCCGCCAGGTGGTCCAGCCCCTGCGCCGCCTGATGTCCGGCCGTACGACGCTGATGATCACCCACGACCTCAGCCTCGCCCCCGACGCCCACCGCATCCTCGTCGTGGACGGCGGCCGCCTGGTGGAGGCGGGCACGCACGAGGAGCTGATGGCGAGGGCAGGGGTGTACGCGCGACTCGCGTCGCCGCCCGAGCTCGACGTACTTGCGTTCGGTGGTATCCCCTTCGAGTGA
- a CDS encoding ATP-binding protein encodes MSTVLRRFRSLPIRSRLAILVAAAVAFAVAAVSVTCWFIVRGKLYDEIRDDLTTAASRPQSPAILNGIDSCDESDQSDQSSTTVGDWRVPSQYYTQLVKPNGKSCIFKSSPGKVKVTGSDTNIANNSTDNKGTLRNGTDIKGNPVRVLTVPLIIDNGPGNRSLVQGYAILYAYPLKGTNSTLNELALLLLLVSGIGVVGAGAAGLAVARAGLRPVDKLTEAVEHVARTEDLSVRIPVEEASEDEVARLSRSFNSMTESLANSRELQQQLIADAGHELRTPLTSLRTNIELLTRSEETGRPIPEADRKALLASVKAQMTELAALIGDLQTLSRSDAGQQANTLQVVALQDIVESALRRARLRGPELSITADVQPWYVRAEPTALERAIVNILDNAVKFSPEGGTIDLVLKDGKLTVRDHGPGIPEDELPHVFDRFWRSPSARALPGSGLGLSIVARTVEQAGGTVALARAEGGGTVATVRLPGAPTAPPEMP; translated from the coding sequence TCGTGCGCGGGAAGCTGTACGACGAGATCCGCGACGACTTGACGACGGCGGCGAGCCGCCCACAGTCGCCCGCCATCCTCAACGGCATCGACTCCTGCGACGAGTCTGACCAGTCCGACCAGTCGTCGACGACCGTGGGGGACTGGCGCGTGCCGTCCCAGTACTACACCCAGTTGGTCAAACCGAACGGCAAGTCCTGCATTTTCAAAAGCTCACCCGGCAAGGTCAAGGTCACCGGCAGCGACACGAACATCGCCAACAACTCGACCGACAACAAGGGGACCCTTCGCAACGGCACTGACATCAAGGGCAATCCGGTGCGGGTGTTGACGGTTCCCCTGATCATCGACAACGGACCCGGTAACCGCTCGCTGGTCCAGGGCTACGCGATCCTGTACGCCTACCCCCTCAAGGGCACCAACTCCACCCTCAACGAGCTGGCCCTCCTCCTGCTCCTCGTCTCCGGCATCGGAGTCGTCGGCGCCGGAGCCGCCGGTCTCGCCGTGGCCCGCGCAGGGCTCCGCCCGGTCGACAAGCTCACAGAGGCCGTGGAACACGTGGCCCGCACGGAAGACCTCTCCGTGCGGATCCCCGTCGAGGAGGCCAGCGAGGATGAGGTCGCCCGCCTCTCCCGGTCCTTCAACTCGATGACGGAGTCCCTCGCCAACTCCCGTGAGCTGCAACAACAACTCATCGCCGACGCCGGTCACGAACTCCGCACCCCCCTCACCTCCCTCCGCACCAACATCGAACTCCTCACCCGCAGCGAGGAGACGGGCCGCCCGATCCCCGAGGCGGACCGCAAGGCGCTGCTCGCCTCCGTCAAGGCGCAGATGACCGAACTGGCCGCGCTGATCGGCGACTTGCAGACGCTGTCGCGGTCGGACGCGGGTCAGCAGGCGAACACGCTGCAGGTGGTCGCGCTGCAGGACATCGTCGAGTCGGCGCTGCGCCGGGCGCGTCTGCGCGGGCCGGAGCTGTCGATCACGGCGGACGTACAGCCCTGGTATGTCCGGGCGGAGCCGACTGCGCTGGAACGGGCGATCGTCAACATCCTCGACAACGCAGTGAAGTTCAGCCCCGAGGGCGGCACGATCGACCTCGTACTCAAGGACGGCAAACTAACGGTCCGCGACCACGGCCCCGGCATCCCCGAGGACGAACTCCCCCACGTCTTCGACCGCTTCTGGCGCTCCCCGAGCGCGCGGGCCCTGCCGGGCTCGGGCCTGGGTCTGTCGATCGTCGCGCGGACGGTGGAACAGGCGGGCGGCACGGTCGCCCTGGCCCGCGCGGAGGGCGGCGGGACTGTCGCGACGGTACGGCTGCCGGGAGCGCCTACGGCTCCGCCGGAGATGCCTTAG